ATGAGGCCACATCATTTCACACAACTTCTGAATTTCAAGTTGAGCGTCTTTTTTATTTCTCAGGTCACAAAAATGCAAGAAAGACCTTAAATTGAAACTCACCACAAAATGCTGGCGATAATCAAAAGGCACTTTACCTCTTGCGTGTTCTTCAGACATTCCACCCTCAAAATCAGCTTGATATCGTTTAGCTGCTTCCAAACACCACTCTAAATCTGCTGCTCGTTGCTCTGGTGAATAATGGTACTTTTTGCCTTGTCTATCAGTGTAATAACCAACAGGGCGTAGGTAAAAAACATCTTCTATGTCTTTCTTACCTTCTAGTACATCAATAAATTGGTTGCCTGTGTACCTAAAAGACTGAACATCAAATGATACTCCTACACGATGAGTACGAGCCTGCTGCATAACACTGTGGGGAAAGTAACCACAGTTGAAAACAATTTGGGGATGCTCTAGAGGCCCATAGTGTCCCCTCTCACCCGCTAAAAGTCGCTTAACAATAACTTCGCCGCTTTGTGACTCTGACGGCCAGGAGTCGCGCTCATCAAACACGAACCCATCGGTATAGTCCTGGTGCATCGCGGCATAAATCACCTGCTGCGGGTTTGGCGTTTTGGCAATAACCTCTACTCGAAATCGATGCATTAGTTTTGGGAGTGGATTTGTGACTGAAAGTGCTTATGCAGAAGAAGCGGAGCCTGTTCGTTAGATATGGCTTTGAACTCGATCCATTATCATATCTCTGCCTTGGACTTCTACTTAAGGAGATTAAGATACTTTACAAATATTAATATCTTTGTTACAGTTGTTTACATAAAGAGAAAACAGGGAAAAATCCATGCGTACAAGCACTGCTATAATTGACGACCAAGGCAAACTGAACAACTTTGCGATTGAGCCAAAGGTTTATATAGACGAGCAAGGCGATCGCACTGGTTTCACTCCCTATGCAGAAATGCTGAACGGTCGTTTAGCAATGATCGGTTTTATTTCTCTGATAGCATTAGAAGTATTCACAGGACACGGTATTGTTGGTGTTTTGGCAAATCTGTAAAAACTAATTTTTTATAACGTAATTCTCAATAAATAATTAAGAGACGGTAGATTTACCGTCTCTTCTTTTATGGAAAGCTTAGTGCTAGAGTGAATATGCTGATAGCAAAAGCCCTTATTAGCGTAAAAACATTAGGTGAACTATGGCTTTAACTGCTTCAACTATGTTGCCACTAGGCACAAAAGCACCAGATTTTAATCTACCTGAAGTGGTATCTGGAAAGGCAACTTCGCTTTCTACTTTTGCAGATAAAAAAGCGCTGTTGGTAATGTTTATTTGTCGGCATTGCCCATTTGTAAAGCACATCCAACAAGAATTAGTGCAGTTAGGAAAAGATTATTTTACAAGTGATTTAGCGATCGTTGCCATCAGTGCTAACGATGCTAAGAATTATCCAGATGATGCGCCAGAGTCGTTACAAGCATTTGCCACAGAACAAGGGTTTAATTTTACCTTATGCTACGACGAGAGTCAGGAGACGGCAAAAGCTTACACAGCAGCTTGCACACCTGATTTTTTTGTATTTGACGAGCAACGCAAACTTGTTTATCGGGGACAATTAGATGATAGCCGTCCCAGTAATGGTAAACCTGTAACAGGCGCAGATTTACGCGCAGCCATTGAAGCAGTGCTGGCAGGCAAACCTGTTACAAGCGACCAAAAGCCGAGTGTTGGTTGCAATATTAAATGGAAACCCGGAAACCAACCCAGTTATTTTGGTTAAAAGCGGCTACATCAGCTTATTCATACCCGATCCGGCAACACCGGATTAAGATTGTATAGCGATCGCTCTTTTGTTTTCCGAGAGTGACAAAAAAGGGCTATTCTTTCAAGCTAATTGTCTTCTTTTTCTTCAGCCATATTCCCAACAAGCCAGCAATTGCTATTCCTCCAATACTTGATGGCTCAGGCACAGACAGAGGTTCTACACTCACATTATCCAAGTATAAAAAACCATAGCTAGCTCTACCACCCAACTTTAACTCTGTAGATGATTTTGTTGCCAAAAAATTCAAGTCATATTGTGTGAAAGGAGATCCAGCAACATTTATAGTATTTATTTTATCAAAGACTTTATTTCCATCGACAAATGCCTGAAATATATTATCAACTTGGCTGCTATCTTCGTCTGTTCCTAAAAAGAAACTGAGATTATAGTTACTACCGATAGTTGTAGCCAAATTTTGGGATATATAAGCAGGATTTACAAATGAACCGATCGATAAACCTTGATTACCACTCTCATACTGAGGAAAATTGTTAATTCTAATCCCTGATGTATCGATCGGATCGCCAGATTTAATCCAGTCTGTAACATTAGGATTTGGAACATTGGGGTTGTTAGGATCTACGAGTGGGTCGAGTTCAAAGCTTCCGTTCCTAACAAGTTCTACTGCTTGTGCTGCTGTATTATAAGTATTGGTAATCACAGCAGTGCTAGCTAAGGTAATAGTAACACTAAAAACAATAATTGAGAGTTTTTTGGTTAAATTCATCAAACTTGACTCCAAATAATTCAAAATTACAACAACGTAATGCATCAAATATCTTCAGATCCCCCTTTGAAGCCTTGATTGGGGGGATCTTGATACAACCTAATACTTTACAAACATCCTCTAAGCTGATGAAGCAGCTTACATTTTTACCTATAGTTCATTGTTGTCCTTCATCTTCAGGTGCTGCTTTGACACTCACATCATCCAAATATAAAAATGCATACTTGGCTAGAGAACCAAACTTGATCTCTGTAGATGTTCCTTCAGCTTCAAAATCTAACTTGTATTCTGTGTAGGCTTGGTAGGCAATATTCTTTTTGGAAGAAACCTTCTCACCATTTACAAATACGTGAAGTTTATTATCAAGATTGGGTGCTTCCTCTATGGATGCTAAATAGTAAGTAAGTTGATAGTGTTGACCGGGAACTGTAGGGATAGTCTGTGATATGTAAGCAATGCTTGAAAATGCACCAAGCGATAAACCTTGATTACCAGTATGAGGAAAGTTGCTAATCGTAACACCCGATGCAGCTGTTGGATCTCCAGATTTAACCCATCCTGTAACATTAGAGTTTAAAATGTTGGGATCATTAATATCTGCGAGAGGATCTATTTCAAATCCCCCGTTGTTAATCAGTTCTTGTCCTTCCGCTTGTGCTGTCGATTTATAAGTATTGGTAATCACAGCAGTATGAAGAAAGGCAGTGGTCAAACTACAAACAATAATTGAGAGTTTTTTAGTGAACTTCACGAGACATTACTCCAAATAGTTCAAAATTCACGACAATGACTACTTAATTGATTTACTTTGTGGTAACTAAGGCGCAAGAAACCCATAATTATTTTTGAAAATATTCTGAGCAGTAGTACCAGTTAAGTAGTTAGAAAAACTCTGTGCGGTCGTTAAAACTGTAGTTCTGGTGAGTATACCCAATGGATAGACAATCGGATCGCTCTCTGTTGTTAGGGCTGTTTCTACAACTCTTACCTTGTTAGAAAGAGCAGCATCAGTTTTGTAAACTGCACCTGCATCGATAGTTTTATTTACACCTCCAACTACAAGAGTTTTATTTTCAACAGCAGTTAAAACGTTACGCACATTGCTAGCAAGGTATAACTTAGGGTTGAGAGTAGTGAAAATACCCCGGCTAGTGAGAACTTGTTTGGTATAGTTTCCTGCTGGCACAAGTGGAGGAGTACCTGTATAGTCACCTATAGCAATACCAGTAATGTTGGCATTGGTCAAACCATTGAAGCTGGTGAGAGCAGCGCTACCAGTACTAACAGGAGGTGTCGTAGGGGCAATCAAGACTAGACGATTTCTGACAACGTTTTTACGGCTACCTGCTACCAACTTACTTGGGCTTGCATTCTGCAAGACATCTATTTGGTCGGTAGCAGCTGAAATGAAAATATCTGCTGGGGCTCCCGCTTGTATTTGACTCAGCAAGGTACCAGAAGCTCCAAATGTATAAACTACGTTGATAGTCGGGTTAGCATTTTGGTACTGGGTTTTAATTGCATTCAGTGCGTTTGTTAAGCTGACAGCCGCATACACGTTAAGTGTGGTTGTGGAGTTTGCTGGCGATAAATTGATAAACTGGGAGCCTATTACCAGCATCATGCTGGTAACTGCTGTAGCAATCCAAGCGATAAGTCTTCTTCTGTTCATGAAATTTATAGTTTGGGGAAAATATTACCTAAAAGTCTCATTGTTGACGTACCTGGCTTACGTAGAGGCAACAGAAAATAAACTGCATAGAATGCAGAGGATATGGATAAATCTCATTTAGAGAGAGCTTTGACGTAATTACTACGCACGAAAAATTCTGGAAATAAACAAACGGCCTCGTAATTGCTAAAAGCATTAGTTATGATGAGCCGTTATTATTTCCAAGCAGAATTACACAAACAAAAAGTGAAATGTATTTAGTGATGAAATAATATCAGTTAAATACGCTTATTACCAACATTTTTGGTTATAAAATCCTGACATAAAGCTTAGACAAGGGAAGTCAAACTTTAAAATGCCCCTGAATTACTTGTCTGGCATAGGTTTATTGTAAAATAGTCATAAATTACTAAAATACATTTTTACCAACAAAATAGTTTTAGACAACTTTTTACCTAATTTAGTTGGTAATTAAGCTGGTGTATTAGTACTGTACTAACACTAGTGAAAAGCGATCGCACTTACCGATGTGTAAAAAAGGAGCGATATCTGCGGCGTAAACCACGAATCCAGGAGTGCTTGTAACCATCTATCTAGATTAACTACATATAATTCTCTGTGTGTATAAAAATATATACAAACTCTTATACTATCAATAAAAAAATTGATTTGACATACGCCTAACGATAGATAGATTTTATTGAATAAATAGTTTAGATTTGTAACAAGTTACACAGAACTAGGTAAAGCACATGGCCAACATAATTGACACTGCTACTAATAACGGTTCTTTCAATACTCTAGTTGCAGCAATCCAAGCGGCTGGTCTGGTAGATACACTGAATGGCAATGGCCCATTCACAGTATTTGCACCCACTGATGAAGCATTTAACAAGCTTCCAGCAGGTACAGTAGACGCATTACTTCAAGATATTCCTAAGCTGAAGAAAATCTTGACCTATCATGTAGTCTCAGGAAAGGTACTGGCTGCTGATGTAGCTAAACTGAAGACAGCTAAAACAGTTGAAGGTTCAGAAGTAAAAATTGACGCTTCTAATGGCGTAAAAATCAATGATGCAACAGTTGCAGCAGCAGATGTTGCTGCTGATAACGGTGTCATCCACGTAATTGACACAGTTTTGATTCCTGCATAAGCAAACTTCAGAATAGCGAATGCTATTTCTGGGGTGGCGACTACCCATAGTCGTTTCTTTACTAAAATCTGGTTGAATGTTTTTTAATAAACACCAACT
The Nostoc punctiforme PCC 73102 genome window above contains:
- the thyX gene encoding FAD-dependent thymidylate synthase; the protein is MHRFRVEVIAKTPNPQQVIYAAMHQDYTDGFVFDERDSWPSESQSGEVIVKRLLAGERGHYGPLEHPQIVFNCGYFPHSVMQQARTHRVGVSFDVQSFRYTGNQFIDVLEGKKDIEDVFYLRPVGYYTDRQGKKYHYSPEQRAADLEWCLEAAKRYQADFEGGMSEEHARGKVPFDYRQHFVVSFNLRSFLHFCDLRNKKDAQLEIQKLCEMMWPHFEDWAPAIAQWYEKQRLGKARLAP
- a CDS encoding chlorophyll a/b-binding protein gives rise to the protein MRTSTAIIDDQGKLNNFAIEPKVYIDEQGDRTGFTPYAEMLNGRLAMIGFISLIALEVFTGHGIVGVLANL
- a CDS encoding thioredoxin family protein; its protein translation is MALTASTMLPLGTKAPDFNLPEVVSGKATSLSTFADKKALLVMFICRHCPFVKHIQQELVQLGKDYFTSDLAIVAISANDAKNYPDDAPESLQAFATEQGFNFTLCYDESQETAKAYTAACTPDFFVFDEQRKLVYRGQLDDSRPSNGKPVTGADLRAAIEAVLAGKPVTSDQKPSVGCNIKWKPGNQPSYFG
- a CDS encoding PEP-CTERM sorting domain-containing protein, encoding MNLTKKLSIIVFSVTITLASTAVITNTYNTAAQAVELVRNGSFELDPLVDPNNPNVPNPNVTDWIKSGDPIDTSGIRINNFPQYESGNQGLSIGSFVNPAYISQNLATTIGSNYNLSFFLGTDEDSSQVDNIFQAFVDGNKVFDKINTINVAGSPFTQYDLNFLATKSSTELKLGGRASYGFLYLDNVSVEPLSVPEPSSIGGIAIAGLLGIWLKKKKTISLKE
- a CDS encoding DUF642 domain-containing protein; the protein is MKFTKKLSIIVCSLTTAFLHTAVITNTYKSTAQAEGQELINNGGFEIDPLADINDPNILNSNVTGWVKSGDPTAASGVTISNFPHTGNQGLSLGAFSSIAYISQTIPTVPGQHYQLTYYLASIEEAPNLDNKLHVFVNGEKVSSKKNIAYQAYTEYKLDFEAEGTSTEIKFGSLAKYAFLYLDDVSVKAAPEDEGQQ
- the modA gene encoding molybdate ABC transporter substrate-binding protein; the protein is MNRRRLIAWIATAVTSMMLVIGSQFINLSPANSTTTLNVYAAVSLTNALNAIKTQYQNANPTINVVYTFGASGTLLSQIQAGAPADIFISAATDQIDVLQNASPSKLVAGSRKNVVRNRLVLIAPTTPPVSTGSAALTSFNGLTNANITGIAIGDYTGTPPLVPAGNYTKQVLTSRGIFTTLNPKLYLASNVRNVLTAVENKTLVVGGVNKTIDAGAVYKTDAALSNKVRVVETALTTESDPIVYPLGILTRTTVLTTAQSFSNYLTGTTAQNIFKNNYGFLAP
- a CDS encoding fasciclin domain-containing protein — protein: MANIIDTATNNGSFNTLVAAIQAAGLVDTLNGNGPFTVFAPTDEAFNKLPAGTVDALLQDIPKLKKILTYHVVSGKVLAADVAKLKTAKTVEGSEVKIDASNGVKINDATVAAADVAADNGVIHVIDTVLIPA